The Solibacillus isronensis sequence CATCTGATTTTACAACTTCCAGACAAGCTTCAAGAAGTAATTTTTCCATGAATGGGTCCCCAACTTGTACTGCCGAGCGACTTTCTTCAGTATCTTCTGTCAATTCTTCAGATGAGAATGTTGCACCGTGAATACCGTCACGACCTGTTTTCGCACCAACGTACATTACAGTATTTCCTACACCTGCAGCAACACCTTTTTGGATATCCTTATGATCGATTAATCCGACACACATTGCATTTACAAGCGGATTACCTTCGTAGCAAGGGTCGAAACCAATTTCGCCGCCTACTGTCGGAATACCGATACAGTTTCCGTAACCGGCAATACCAGCAACGACTTCTTCAAATAAATACTTACCGCGCGCTGACTTTAACTCACCAAAACGTAAAGAGTTCAGCATCGCAATCGGACGTGCACCCATTGAGAAAACGTCACGGATAATTCCGCCAACCCCTGTTGCAGCACCTTGGTATGGTTCAATCGCAGATGGGTGGTTATGGGATTCCATTTTGAATACAACTGCCTGCTCATCACCGATGTCAACAATGCCGGCACCTTCACCAGGGCCTTGCAGCACTTGAGGACCTTTTGTAGGGAATTTACGAAGTACTGGCTTCGATTTTTTATAAGAGCAGTGCTCAGACCACATTACCGAGAAAAGACCTGTTTCTGTCCAGTTTGGAATGCGACCTAATTTTTCAATTGCTAAGTCAAATTCCGCATCTGACATCCCCATGTCCGCATAGAGACGTTTTTCCTTAATTTGCTCTGGTGTTGGTTCGAAATTAGTTGTTAACATGCTGTTCCCTCCACTGCTTCACAATTGATTTAAATAGTTTAAGACCATCTGCACCACCGACGATTTCATTTGCAGCACGCTCTGGATGTGGCATCATTCCGAGTACATTGCCTTCTTTATTGATGATTCCAGCAATATCCGCTAAAGAACCGTTCGGATTTTCGCCTTCATATGTAAAGACAATCTGATTATTGACTTGTAATGAAGCTAATGTTTCATCATCGCAGTAGTAGTTGCCTTCACCGTGCGCGATCGGAATATTGATTACTTCTTCCTCTTCATATCCGTTTGTAAATAATGTGTTGTTGTTTTCAACTTTTAGCTGTACTGTACGACACATGAATTTCAGATTTTTATTGCGGATAAGAGCTCCTGGTAACAGCCCTGCTTCCGTTAAAATCTGGAATCCGTTACAAACACCTAACACTGGTTTGCCTTGTGCTGCAAAGTCTTTTAAAGCTGACATAATGTTTGATTGGTTTGCCATTGCGCCACAACGTAAATAGTCTCCATATGAGAAACCGCCAGGCACTAATGCCCCGTCAAATCCGTCTAGACTTGTAGCTGTATGCCAAACATATTCTACTTCTTCACCTAGCTCGTCCTTAATCGCATGAAACATGTCGATATCACAGTTAGACCCCGGGAAAACGAGTACTGCAAATTTCATCGTATTATGCCTCCTCAACTTCGTAACGGTACTTTTCGATTACCGTGTTCGTTAATACTTTTTCGCACATTTCTTTCACGATTGTGTTGATATCACGGTCAGTATCTTCGATTGATACTTCCAAATACTTGCCGATACGTACGTCAGAAACTTCACCATAACCGATTTTTTGCAATGAACCTTGAACTGCAGAACCTTGTGGATCCAGGATGCTTTCTTTTAATGTTACATATATTTTAACTTTCTTCATAAGTTAGTTGCCTCCAAGTTTTTGTAATATAATCTCATATACTTCCGTTAGATTGCCTAAATCACGGCGGAATACGTCTTTATCAAGCTTTTGCTTTGTATTAGAGTCCCATAAACGACAAGTGTCAGGAGAAATTTCATCGGCAAGTAAAATATTGCCGTCTTTATCACGACCAAATTCAAGTTTGAAGTCGACTAACGTTACACCAACAGCAGTAAAAATCGGACGCAGCACTTCATTCACATGCAGTGCCGCATTATATAGCTGTTCTACTTCCACTGGTGTCGCGATATTCAGCACGTCAATATGTTCTGTTGTAATCATTGGATCACCTAATGCATCATCTTTATAATAAAATTCGACGATCGGACGCTTTAATGGAGTACCCTCATCCAAGCCTAGACGTTTTGCCAGGCTGCCAGCAGCAATATTGCGTGTAACAACTTCGATTGGAATAATTTCGACTTTACGTACAAGCTGTTCGTTCGCTGAAAGTCTTTTTACGAAATGTGATTCAATTCCGTTTTCTTGTAACTTCTCGAAAAGTAATGTCGTAATTTGATTGTTTAAATTTCCCTTACCAGCAATCTCGGCTTTCTTCTCGCCATTAAATGCTGTTGCACTATCCTTGTATTCAACAAAAAGTATTTCAGTATCTTCTGTTGTATATAATCGTTTTGCTTTCCCTTCATATAAAAGCTGGCCTTTATTCATGACGTATTCCTCCTGATTAATTGATTAGTTAGTTAAGACCTAAACGTTCGAAAATCAAATCAACATTCTGAATATGGTAGTTGTAGTCAAAGCAGTCTGCAATTTCTTCCGGTGATAGATATGCTGTGATTTTTTCACTAGCTTCCACAAGCGGACGGAATTGTGTTTGCTCATCCCAAGCTCGCGCTGTTAATGGCTGAACCGTATCGTACGCTTCCTCACGTGATAATCCTTTATCGATTAACGCAAGTAAAATACGCTGTGAGTAGATCAGACCAAATGTACGCTCCATATTGCGTTTCATATTGTCAGGGAATACAGTTAAGTTTTTCAAAATATTACCGAAACGATTTAACATATAATTTAATGTAATTGTGGCATCTGGAA is a genomic window containing:
- the purS gene encoding phosphoribosylformylglycinamidine synthase subunit PurS produces the protein MKKVKIYVTLKESILDPQGSAVQGSLQKIGYGEVSDVRIGKYLEVSIEDTDRDINTIVKEMCEKVLTNTVIEKYRYEVEEA
- the purQ gene encoding phosphoribosylformylglycinamidine synthase subunit PurQ encodes the protein MKFAVLVFPGSNCDIDMFHAIKDELGEEVEYVWHTATSLDGFDGALVPGGFSYGDYLRCGAMANQSNIMSALKDFAAQGKPVLGVCNGFQILTEAGLLPGALIRNKNLKFMCRTVQLKVENNNTLFTNGYEEEEVINIPIAHGEGNYYCDDETLASLQVNNQIVFTYEGENPNGSLADIAGIINKEGNVLGMMPHPERAANEIVGGADGLKLFKSIVKQWREQHVNN
- the purC gene encoding phosphoribosylaminoimidazolesuccinocarboxamide synthase, which gives rise to MNKGQLLYEGKAKRLYTTEDTEILFVEYKDSATAFNGEKKAEIAGKGNLNNQITTLLFEKLQENGIESHFVKRLSANEQLVRKVEIIPIEVVTRNIAAGSLAKRLGLDEGTPLKRPIVEFYYKDDALGDPMITTEHIDVLNIATPVEVEQLYNAALHVNEVLRPIFTAVGVTLVDFKLEFGRDKDGNILLADEISPDTCRLWDSNTKQKLDKDVFRRDLGNLTEVYEIILQKLGGN